The Hypomesus transpacificus isolate Combined female chromosome 3, fHypTra1, whole genome shotgun sequence genome has a window encoding:
- the slc25a47b gene encoding solute carrier family 25 member 47-B, whose product MHLADFVAGSVGGAFGVAVGYPLDTVKVRIQTQRKFTGIWHCIRTTSKTEGVNGFYKGMSMPVTTVSISSSVVFGTYRNVLQCLRQLRNSRPDAPNAKLDIFLSGMAGGVAQVSVMSPADMVKVRLQCQMVPYQGSDAQKPKYRGPVHCLLTIVREEGVLGLYKGAQALALRDGPSFATYFLTYNLICEQLSPPGTSRPEWGVVLLAGGLSGMCGWCIGTPMDLIKARLQMDGMGERRYRGFFHCISHSVRTEGPGVLFKGLTLNCIRAFPVNMSVFAMYEVVIRLLRTAP is encoded by the exons ATGCATTTAGCCGATTTCGTCGCTGGGTCCGTCGGAG GAGCGTTTGGAGTTGCTGTTGGATATCCTCTAGACACAGTGAAG GTGAGGATACAAACGCAAAGGAAGTTCACGGGAATCTGGCACTGCATCCGCACTACATCCAAGACAGAAGGG GTAAATGGCTTCTACAAGGGTATGTCCATGCCGGTCACCACAGTGTCCATCAGCTCCTCGGTGGTGTTTGGTACCTACAGGAACGTTCTCCAGTGTCTCCGTCAGCTTCGCAACTCCAGGCCAGACGCTCCTAATGCCAAGCTGGACATCTTCCTGTCAGGAATGGCTGGGGGGGTTGCCCAG GTGTCGGTGATGTCTCCAGCTGACATGGTGAAGGTGCGTCTCCAGTGTCAGATGGTTCCCTACCAGGGCTCAGATGCCCAGAAGCCTAAGTACCGTGGACCAGTGCACTGTCTGCTGACCATcgtcagagaggagggggtcctGGGGCTGTATAAGGGGGCCCAGGCCCTGGCCCTGAGGGATGGTCCCTCTTTTGCCACCTACTTCCTCACTTACAACCTCATCTGTGAACAACTTTCACCTCCCGGCACCAGCCGGCCAG AGTGGGGGGTGGTGTTGCTGGCAGGCGGGCTGTCAGGGATGTGTGGTTGGTGCATCGGCACCCCCATGGACTTGATCAAGGCCCGCCTGCAGATGGACGGGATGGGTGAGCGGAGGTACAGGGGCTTCTTTCACTGCATCTCCCACAGCGTCCGCACCGAGGGCCCGGGGGTCCTGTTTAAAGGCCTGACCCTTAACTGCATACGAGCTTTCCCCGTCAACATGTCCGTCTTCGCCATGTACGAGGTGGTCATCCGACTGCTGCGCACCGCACCATAG
- the LOC124463477 gene encoding tryptophan--tRNA ligase, cytoplasmic-like, whose amino-acid sequence MTECQGDGAGGITPMELYQKLSEQGDNVRALKSDKAPKADIDAAVQLLLQLKLDYKLLTGNDYKQGSPPTEASVTQDNGPQEDGEDQVDPWNVTTSNAKGVDYDKLIVRFGSSKVDQELVDRIEKVLGQRAHRFLRRGIFFSHRDMHQVLDAYEKQKSFYLYTGRGPSSEALHMGHLIPFIFTKWLQDVFDIPLVIQLTDDEKYLWKDLSLEDCHRYAVENAKDIIACGFDVDKTFIFSDLDYMGASPDFYRNVVKIQKHVTFNQVKGIFGFTDSDCIGKISFPAIQAAPSFSNSFPQIFKGRKDIQCLIPCAIDQDPYFRMTRDVAPRIGYPKPALLHSTFFPALQGAQTKMSASDANSSIFLTDTPKQIKNKVNKHAFSGGRDTVEDHRKFGGNPDVDVSFMYLTFFLEDDEQLEKIRQDYTNGALLTGELKKILIETLQPMITAHQERRKQVTEETVRKFMTPRPLNFQY is encoded by the exons ATGACGGAGTGTCAGGGAGACGGCGCAGGGGGGATCACCCCAATGGAGCTCTACCAGAAACTGTCGGAACAAGGGGACAATGTCCGAGCTCTGAAATCAGATAAAGCTCCTAAA GCTGACATTGATGCTGCTGTGCAGCTGCTACTGCAGCTAAAGCTGGACTACAAACTGCTGACAGGCAATGACTACAAACAGGGCAGCCCCCCCACTGAGGCCTCGGTAACCCAGGACAATGGGCCCcaggaggacggggaggaccAAGTGGACCCCTGGAATGTCACTACCAGCAACGCCAAGGGAGTGGACTACGACAAGCTCATTG TGCGGTTCGGCAGCAGTAAGGTTGATCAGGAGCTGGTGGACAGGATTGAGAAAGTCTTGGGACAGAGAGCTCACCGCTTCCTACGCAGAGGCATCTTTTTCTCACACAG AGACATGCACCAGGTGCTGGACGCTTATGAGAAGCAGAAGTCTTTCTACCTTTACACAGGAAGAGGCCCCTCCTCAGAGGCCTTGCACATGGGGCACCTCATCCCCTTCATCTTCACCAA GTGGCTGCAGGATGTGTTTGACATCCCCCTGGTGATCCAGTTGACGGATGATGAGAAGTACCTGTGGAAGGACTTATCTCTGGAGGACTGCCACCGCTACGCAGTGGAGAACGCCAAGGACATCATCGCCTGCGGCTTCGACGTCGACAAAACATTCATATTCTCTGACCTTGACTACATGGG GGCATCTCCAGACTTCTACAGAAACGTGGTCAAGATCCAAAAACACGTCACGTTCAACCAGGTCAAAGGGATTTTCGGTTTTACAGACAGCGATTGCATCG GAAAGATTAGCTTCCCTGCCATCCAGGCTGCTCCATCCTTCAGCAACTCTTTCCCTCAGATCTTCAAAGGCAGGAAAGACATCCAGTGCCTCATCCCGTGTGCTATTGATCAG gaccCCTACTTCAGGATGACCCGTGACGTGGCTCCCAGGATCGGCTACCCCAAGCCGGCGCTGCTCCACTCCACCTTCTTCCCCGCGCTTCAGGGAGCTCAGACCAAGATGTCGGCCAGCGACGCCAACTCTTCCATCTtcctcacagacacacccaagCAGATCAAGAACAAG GTGAACAAGCATGCTTTCTCGGGGGGACGGGACACAGTGGAGGACCACAGGAAGTTTGGAGGGAACCCGGACGTAGATGTGTCCTTCATGTACCTCACCTTCTTCCTGGAGGACGACGAACAGCTGGAGAAGATCCgacag GACTATACCAATGGAGCTTTGCTAACCGGGGAGTTGAAGAAGATTCTGATTGAGACATTGCAGCCAATGATTACTGCTCACCAGGAGAGGCGTAAACAGGTCACAGAGGAGACAGTGAGAAAGTTCATGACACCCAGACCTCTAAACTTCCAATATTAA
- the wdr25 gene encoding WD repeat-containing protein 25 — MHNMASLVTYEDSDPEDDSVKDEKRVPPLATKCANVQRPSQRDLEVVGSHYGLIPHPQPNTQHSDGTLSNQWTETALGSSETVECSTKPRLLSPQRIHTHEEQVRRRGDSQNPPRPAPPSVSSGTANSCTVPPPYISLLPPPSQRPMGVATIKKEHQPPAGIRPYISKRQRLATPGDQDGPGSYLDKVPEDQTSSSKLPREDQTPASRIHAPASRQLTEVSEVVQPYLGHRPGKAQVPRSVQLSMQAHLGPVNTVQWCPVPHISHLLLSASMDKTVKVWDGAESGRCLMVYASHTGAVRAAHWSPCGRRILTGSFDSTAMVTDVETGQQIVKVGTQFRVMCLAIQPSDPEVFLCGGYSPDVKAWDSRSGKVESVFRAGTQTLDVLFLSGGREFISSSDCVSRDSAELTLMAWDYRTTARLSNQIFHERYTCPSLALHPVEEGFVAQTNGNYMALFSGLRPYRMNKRRRYEGHKVEGYAVRCDFSQDGTILATGSSTGSVHLYDFQSSRTLHILHGHEHPCVAVSLHPTLPAVAATCDWGGQVRVWN, encoded by the exons ATGCACAACATGGCCTCACTGGTGACCTATGAGGATTCTGATCCAGAGGATGACTCGGTAAAGGATGAGAAGAGGGTACCTCCACTAGCTACCAAGTGTGCTAATGTCCAAAGACCATCCCAGAGAGACCTGGAAGTAGTAGGCTCTCACTATGGCCTAATACCTCACCCACAGCCAAACACCCAACATAGTGATGGCACACTGTCAAACCAGTGGACAGAGACTGCACTGGGCTCTTCTGAAACTGTAGAATGCAGCACCAAACCACGTTTACTTTCACCTCAGAGGATCCATACCCATGAGGAACAGgttaggaggaggggagactcCCAGAATCCTCCCAGACCTGCTCCTCCATCTGTATCCTCTGGAACCGCTAACAGCTGCACTGTCCCACCTCcctacatctctctccttcctccaccctcccagagGCCTATGGGCGTAGCCACTATAAAGAAAGAGCACCAGCCCCCAGCTGGGATAAGACCTTATATTTCCAAGAGACAAAGGCTGGCCACTCCAGGAGACCAAGATGGACCGGGCAGTTACCTGGATAAGGTCCCAGAGGATCAGACATCAAGCTCCAAGCTACCCAGGGAGGATCAGACACCAGCCTCTAGAATCCATGCCCCAGCGTCGAGGCAGCTCACTGAGGTGTCTGAAGTGGTGCAACCATATCTGGGCCACAGGCCTGGCAAGGCTCAAGTCCCAAG GAGTGTGCAGCTGAGCATGCAAGCCCACCTGGGCCCTGTGAACACAGTCCAGTGGTGCCCTGTCCCTCACATCAGCCACCTGCTGCTGTCTGCCTCCATGGACAAGACTGTCAAG GTCTGGGATGGAGCAGAGAGTGGGCGGTGCCTAATGGTTTATGCCTCCCACACTGGGGCAGTGAGAGCTGCCCATTGGTCACCCTGTGGGCGCCGAATTCTCACTGGCTCTTTCGACAGCACTGCTATGGTGACGGATGTGGAGACAG GTCAGCAGATTGTGAAGGTTGGGACCCAGTTCCGCGTGATGTGTTTGGCTATCCAACCCAGTGACCCGGAAGTGTTTCTGTGTGGAGGATACAGCCCAGACGTCAAGGCCTGGGACTCGCGCTCCGGCAAG GTGGAGAGTGTGTTCCGTGCTGGAACACAGACCCTGGacgtcctcttcctgtctggagGAAGAGAGTTCATCAGCAGCTCTGACTGTGTCAGCCGAGACTCTGCAGAGCTCACCCTCATGGCCTGGGACTACCGCACCACCGCCAGGCTCTCCAACCAGATCTTCCAT GAGAGGTACACGTGTCCCAGCCTGGCTTTGCACCCCGTGGAGGAGGGCTTTGTGGCACAGACCAACGGGAACTACATGGCCCTGTTCTCCGGACTGCGCCCCTACAGGATGAACAAGAGGAGACGCTATGAAGGACACAAG GTGGAAGGGTACGCAGTGCGGTGTGACTTCTCTCAGGACGGAACTATACTGGCCACAGGAAGCTCAACGGGCTCCGTCCACCTCTACGACTTCCAGAGCTCTCGGACTCTGCACATTCTCCACGGCCACGAGCATCCCTGTGTGGCCGTGTCCCTGCACCCCACACTCCCTGCCGTGGCAGCCACCTGTGACTGGGGAGGGCAGGTCAGGGTGTGGAACTGA